One window of the Oceanicoccus sp. KOV_DT_Chl genome contains the following:
- a CDS encoding SDR family NAD(P)-dependent oxidoreductase — MSDFNGKVVIVTGAAGGIGRATAIQFAQQGAKVAVADIDEQRVNETAAMIGDNALALTVNVASADSCQAMVANTVAKFGRLDIIFNNAGISGERAYTANQTLEAWHKVIDINLNGVFYCTKFALPEMLKVGSGVIVNTASIDGQIGMATIPHYCASKHAVIGLTKSCAIEYGPQNIRCVAIAPGYVNTHLTQSAFNETEAAIMTSMIPQRRAAEPDEVANLVLWLASDKASYVTGSTHTIDGGITAGFGDMRSA, encoded by the coding sequence ATGAGCGATTTTAATGGGAAAGTAGTCATTGTCACTGGCGCGGCTGGCGGTATCGGCAGAGCAACTGCCATTCAGTTTGCGCAGCAAGGTGCGAAGGTAGCGGTAGCAGATATCGATGAGCAGCGGGTCAATGAAACCGCAGCAATGATTGGCGACAATGCGCTTGCACTTACTGTTAATGTTGCTTCTGCAGATTCCTGTCAGGCGATGGTAGCAAACACGGTTGCGAAGTTTGGTCGCCTGGATATTATTTTTAATAACGCGGGTATTTCTGGCGAGCGTGCCTATACGGCGAATCAAACTCTCGAGGCCTGGCACAAGGTTATTGATATCAATCTCAATGGTGTTTTTTACTGCACGAAATTCGCCTTACCGGAAATGTTAAAAGTGGGTAGCGGGGTGATTGTGAATACCGCGTCGATTGATGGCCAGATCGGGATGGCAACGATTCCACATTATTGTGCTTCCAAGCACGCTGTTATCGGTCTGACTAAATCCTGTGCTATTGAATATGGTCCTCAAAATATTCGCTGTGTGGCGATTGCGCCAGGCTATGTGAATACCCATTTGACCCAGTCGGCCTTTAATGAAACTGAAGCTGCGATCATGACCTCTATGATTCCGCAGCGGCGTGCGGCTGAACCCGATGAGGTTGCGAATTTAGTGTTGTGGCTGGCATCGGATAAGGCGTCTTATGTGACTGGTTCAACACACACGATAGATGGCGGAATAACCGCTGGCTTTGGGGATATGCGATCAGCGTAA
- a CDS encoding lipid-transfer protein: MTEKIVVAGVGMIPFKKPGQSDSYDVMGSLAVQSALKDAGLEYSQIQSAFAGYVYGDSCAGQAALYHVGITGIPIVNVNNNCASGSTAFSLASQAIKHGIVECALAVGFEQMQPGAIDLVFPDRPGPVDRHTKAAADLVGLSEQERQLPPAVQLFGCQVDLTKQAYGIDDVVIAEISKKARRHAQHNPFAIFREPLTTEQILAGEPVFRGLRKLYACPPSCGAAAVIVCTESFAKRHGLDYSVQVIGQGACSDKAEFFKGDPLDIMFRALSRDAADQAYQQAGLGPEDIDVIELHDCFTSNEILTYSALNLCADGDMEKFIVEGQNSYGGQVVVGPSGGLLAKGHPLGATGLAQITELVWHLRGVAGDRQVEGARTALQHNGGLGSAGFVNIFQKTH, translated from the coding sequence ATGACAGAAAAAATTGTAGTTGCGGGTGTCGGCATGATTCCTTTCAAAAAGCCAGGCCAAAGTGATAGCTATGATGTGATGGGCTCGCTGGCGGTACAGAGCGCGTTAAAAGATGCCGGCCTCGAATACTCACAAATTCAATCAGCATTTGCCGGTTATGTGTATGGCGATAGCTGTGCCGGGCAAGCAGCGCTTTATCACGTAGGTATCACCGGTATCCCGATTGTTAACGTCAACAATAATTGCGCCAGTGGTTCCACGGCGTTCTCTTTGGCCTCGCAAGCGATTAAGCATGGCATCGTAGAGTGCGCATTAGCCGTTGGTTTCGAGCAAATGCAACCCGGGGCTATTGATCTGGTTTTTCCTGATCGTCCTGGCCCCGTTGATAGACACACCAAAGCCGCGGCAGATTTAGTTGGTTTGAGTGAGCAGGAGCGGCAGCTACCTCCTGCAGTACAGTTATTTGGTTGTCAGGTGGATCTCACCAAACAAGCGTATGGTATTGATGACGTTGTCATTGCTGAAATCAGTAAAAAAGCCAGACGCCATGCGCAGCATAACCCTTTTGCCATTTTTCGTGAGCCACTGACCACCGAACAGATTTTAGCGGGCGAGCCAGTGTTTCGAGGTTTACGTAAGCTTTACGCTTGTCCTCCCAGTTGTGGTGCCGCCGCCGTCATTGTTTGCACCGAGTCATTTGCCAAGCGGCATGGATTGGATTACAGCGTGCAAGTGATTGGGCAGGGTGCTTGCAGTGATAAAGCAGAGTTTTTTAAAGGCGATCCATTAGACATCATGTTCCGGGCACTGAGTCGCGATGCGGCAGATCAGGCTTATCAGCAAGCAGGCCTTGGGCCTGAAGATATAGATGTTATTGAGCTGCACGATTGTTTCACCAGTAATGAAATTTTAACCTATTCCGCTTTGAACCTCTGTGCTGATGGTGATATGGAAAAGTTTATTGTCGAAGGTCAAAACAGCTATGGCGGACAAGTGGTGGTTGGCCCCTCAGGTGGATTGTTAGCCAAAGGTCATCCATTGGGTGCGACCGGATTAGCGCAAATTACTGAATTAGTTTGGCACTTACGTGGTGTCGCCGGTGATCGACAAGTTGAAGGTGCGCGCACGGCATTGCAGCACAATGGCGGTTTGGGCAGTGCCGGCTTTGTTAATATTTTTCAAAAAACACATTAA
- a CDS encoding DUF3604 domain-containing protein, translating into MNIKKHSKITVAILLGLFALTQLVIQAVAAEQTAAIKSSSGQSFSRYADRQYPTKLLWGDTHLHTGLSVDARAFGATLTPADAFRFARGEQITSSLGEKIQLSRPLDWLVVADHSDGLGAMNEIVAGNPGLLIDPKVNNWHQLISEGGQSAFKATMDIIATISSGDVPEVLKDPDFVGTIWEDYVNVADSFNQPGTFSAVIGYEWTSTTGGNNLHRNVLYRDSGEYAKQLLPFTAAESDNPEDLWQWLQRYEDITGGQILALAHNGNISNGIMFPEINPASGRALDKDYAEMRARWEPLYEVTQIKGDGETHPYLSPNDEFANYETWDQSNLGPVKKKPDMLQYEYAREALKKGLKLEQKLGVNPFKFGMVGSTDSHTGLATAQENNFFGKHTGVEPAAKRWQKQIGHFGDVIFMGWTMAASGYAAVWAEDNSREAIFDAMKRKEVYATTGSRIALRFFGGWEFTAADTLERMPERVGYRKGVPMGGDLTRGPKNKAPTFLVAAMKDPLSGNLDRVQIIKGWLDKQGQTHEQVFDVVWSDNRKPDTTGKLPAVGNTVDIESATWTNTIGATELLTVWEDPDFEPRQRAFYYARVLEIPTPRWTAYDANFYQEKMSAEVPMVTQERAYSSPIWYTP; encoded by the coding sequence ATGAATATTAAAAAACACTCAAAAATAACAGTTGCGATATTGCTGGGTTTATTTGCTCTAACCCAGTTGGTTATTCAGGCAGTCGCTGCAGAACAAACTGCTGCCATTAAATCAAGCAGTGGGCAGTCTTTTTCCCGCTATGCAGATCGTCAATATCCGACGAAATTACTGTGGGGTGATACGCATTTACACACCGGCTTGTCAGTGGATGCGAGAGCTTTTGGTGCCACTTTAACGCCCGCAGACGCTTTTCGTTTTGCCCGTGGCGAACAAATTACTTCCAGCCTTGGGGAAAAAATTCAACTGTCACGACCACTGGATTGGTTAGTTGTCGCTGATCACTCGGATGGTTTAGGGGCGATGAATGAGATTGTCGCTGGTAACCCTGGGTTATTGATCGACCCTAAAGTAAATAATTGGCATCAGCTGATTAGTGAGGGTGGGCAGTCAGCGTTTAAAGCAACAATGGATATAATTGCCACCATTTCCAGTGGCGATGTACCAGAGGTGCTGAAGGATCCTGATTTTGTGGGCACCATCTGGGAAGATTACGTCAATGTTGCGGATAGCTTTAATCAGCCGGGTACCTTTAGCGCAGTGATTGGTTATGAGTGGACATCGACAACCGGCGGAAATAATTTACACCGCAATGTTCTTTACCGCGATAGTGGTGAATACGCCAAACAATTACTGCCGTTTACGGCTGCAGAAAGTGATAATCCGGAAGATTTATGGCAATGGTTGCAGCGCTATGAAGATATAACCGGTGGTCAGATTTTGGCGTTAGCGCACAATGGCAACATCAGCAATGGCATCATGTTTCCTGAAATTAATCCTGCTAGTGGTCGCGCACTGGATAAAGATTACGCCGAAATGCGAGCGCGCTGGGAACCGCTTTATGAAGTAACTCAAATCAAGGGTGATGGTGAGACACATCCGTATTTATCACCTAATGACGAATTCGCCAATTATGAAACCTGGGATCAATCTAATTTGGGGCCGGTAAAGAAAAAACCCGACATGTTGCAATATGAATACGCCCGCGAAGCCTTGAAAAAGGGTTTAAAGCTGGAACAAAAATTGGGTGTGAATCCCTTTAAGTTTGGCATGGTGGGTTCTACGGACAGTCATACAGGGCTGGCGACTGCGCAAGAAAATAATTTTTTTGGTAAACATACTGGTGTTGAACCCGCTGCCAAGCGCTGGCAGAAACAAATTGGTCATTTTGGTGATGTGATCTTTATGGGTTGGACCATGGCGGCGTCAGGCTATGCGGCTGTATGGGCAGAAGATAATTCGCGCGAAGCAATTTTCGATGCGATGAAGCGCAAGGAAGTGTATGCCACTACCGGATCAAGAATCGCGTTACGCTTTTTTGGCGGCTGGGAATTTACTGCAGCGGACACGCTGGAGCGAATGCCGGAACGAGTAGGCTATCGCAAAGGCGTGCCGATGGGAGGAGATTTAACCCGCGGGCCAAAAAATAAAGCGCCCACTTTTTTGGTGGCAGCGATGAAGGATCCACTTAGCGGTAATTTGGATCGTGTTCAAATCATCAAAGGCTGGCTGGATAAACAAGGCCAGACCCATGAGCAAGTGTTTGATGTGGTGTGGTCGGATAATCGCAAACCAGATACGACCGGCAAGCTACCGGCAGTGGGTAATACCGTGGATATAGAGAGCGCAACCTGGACCAATACGATTGGTGCTACAGAGTTGTTAACGGTTTGGGAAGATCCGGATTTTGAGCCCAGGCAGCGCGCGTTTTATTACGCGCGGGTGCTGGAAATTCCTACACCGCGCTGGACTGCTTACGATGCCAATTTCTATCAAGAAAAGATGTCAGCTGAAGTGCCGATGGTGACGCAAGAGCGCGCGTACAGTTCACCCATTTGGTATACGCCCTAA
- a CDS encoding saccharopine dehydrogenase NADP-binding domain-containing protein — MKIVLLGATGLTGRLLLKQLLSRGIKPVLVGRNRDKLLSLSQQYGGLDVGIADAQDFTSLSNLLNKGDLLISTVGPFCELGEVPLRVAVEKGAHYMDSTGEPAFIASVYDQYEKRLENTSTVILTACGFDYVPGQLVGAKLAQELGAEVATLNISYAQPNGGIVRLSAGTKSSLVKGLFERGTFYNNKQWREDFLGEKTHSIVAGDNKIKVISVSGSECFELPRMYPTLDNVNVYLGWFGPLGGLVSCISRLQQKLLKIPGYLKMMQALAARVQFPAINVEKITAKDEGGSLVVAEAFDSNGKLIKQCTLSGHNMYYYTGEIMAWIVSKIQRGEIKACGVVGPVRAFGLEALEQAHIDIGFSVH, encoded by the coding sequence TTGAAAATTGTATTACTGGGTGCAACAGGGCTGACAGGTAGACTGCTACTTAAACAGTTGCTGAGCCGTGGAATCAAGCCAGTGTTGGTAGGACGCAATCGAGATAAATTGCTATCGCTGTCACAGCAGTATGGCGGATTGGATGTTGGTATTGCTGATGCTCAGGATTTTACATCTTTAAGTAATCTGCTGAACAAAGGTGATTTGCTAATTTCTACAGTAGGGCCTTTCTGTGAGCTGGGCGAGGTGCCATTGCGAGTCGCAGTAGAAAAAGGCGCTCACTATATGGACTCAACCGGCGAGCCGGCATTTATTGCCTCGGTCTATGATCAGTATGAAAAAAGATTAGAGAATACATCAACGGTTATTCTAACTGCTTGCGGATTTGATTATGTGCCGGGTCAATTAGTGGGTGCTAAGTTAGCGCAGGAGTTGGGTGCTGAAGTGGCTACCTTGAATATTTCTTATGCCCAACCCAATGGCGGTATTGTAAGGCTGAGTGCCGGAACAAAATCTTCCTTGGTGAAAGGGTTGTTTGAACGCGGTACTTTTTATAATAACAAACAGTGGCGCGAAGATTTTCTGGGAGAAAAAACTCACAGTATTGTGGCGGGCGATAACAAAATAAAAGTCATTTCTGTTTCTGGGTCAGAGTGTTTTGAGTTACCACGAATGTATCCTACCCTTGATAATGTGAATGTGTATTTAGGTTGGTTTGGTCCTTTAGGGGGACTGGTGAGTTGCATTAGTCGTTTGCAGCAAAAGCTTTTAAAAATTCCGGGTTACCTGAAAATGATGCAGGCACTAGCAGCGAGAGTGCAATTTCCTGCAATTAACGTTGAAAAAATTACTGCTAAAGATGAAGGTGGATCACTGGTTGTAGCAGAGGCATTTGATAGCAACGGCAAGCTAATTAAACAGTGTACGTTGTCGGGTCACAACATGTATTACTACACTGGCGAGATAATGGCCTGGATAGTCAGTAAAATTCAACGCGGCGAAATAAAAGCCTGTGGCGTAGTCGGTCCGGTGCGAGCGTTTGGGTTGGAAGCATTGGAGCAAGCACATATCGATATAGGTTTTTCTGTGCATTAA
- a CDS encoding AMP-binding protein: MRVIDFFDKGVDLYPNNLAFVEPGSDFTYREAAEQSHFIASTIRGKGYGKGSKIGILAPNCNLAFLALLGLFRSEAIWLPINPRNASDANNELVSNFGGELLFYHSAYKNEAIAMKQSVPAIRELVCLDSGTEEGESLAQWINDFREPFEMDEENPDDIMALFPTGGTTGKPKGVMITHKNVETFFANYWSAFDYKDNSRHLVVAPMTHSAGLLGCAHFARGGSNVMMAKADPKAIVDAIEDYGITHFFIPPTVLYMMLALPDIREGDYSTLKHIFIGAAPTSLEKLKEAIDVFGPVMSEAFGQTEAPASITVKAPWDYMNADGSINEARLQSIGRPAAFNKVAMLDDDGNEVKRGERGEICVKGDLVVPGYYQNPQATAEIRQFGWHHTGDIGVMDEDGFVTIVDRKKDMIISGGFNVFPNEIEQVITRIPEIQDCAVIGVPDEKWGEAIKAIVQLKPGMHISETEIIAFVKEKLGGVQTPKSVDVIDDLPRSPVGKVLKTELRKQYWSGQARAVN, translated from the coding sequence GTGCGCGTAATAGATTTTTTTGATAAAGGGGTAGACCTTTACCCGAATAATCTGGCTTTTGTAGAGCCCGGTTCGGATTTTACCTATCGTGAAGCTGCGGAGCAGTCACACTTTATTGCCTCGACCATTCGGGGAAAGGGTTATGGTAAAGGTTCAAAAATTGGCATTCTAGCGCCTAACTGCAATTTGGCATTTCTTGCTCTGCTCGGCTTGTTTCGATCTGAAGCTATTTGGTTGCCAATCAACCCACGTAACGCCAGTGATGCCAACAATGAATTGGTATCAAATTTTGGTGGTGAGTTATTGTTTTACCACAGCGCTTATAAAAACGAAGCAATAGCGATGAAACAGAGTGTGCCTGCTATTCGCGAGCTGGTTTGTCTTGATAGCGGTACTGAAGAAGGTGAGTCATTGGCGCAATGGATTAATGATTTTCGTGAGCCCTTTGAAATGGATGAAGAAAACCCTGACGATATCATGGCCTTGTTTCCTACCGGCGGAACTACCGGAAAGCCAAAGGGTGTGATGATTACGCATAAAAATGTTGAAACGTTTTTTGCTAATTACTGGTCAGCTTTTGATTATAAGGATAACTCCCGGCATTTAGTAGTTGCGCCAATGACGCATTCGGCTGGCTTGCTAGGTTGTGCGCATTTTGCTCGTGGTGGTAGCAATGTAATGATGGCCAAAGCAGATCCCAAGGCTATTGTTGATGCTATCGAAGACTACGGCATTACCCATTTTTTTATTCCGCCTACTGTGCTTTATATGATGTTGGCTTTGCCTGATATTCGCGAAGGAGATTATTCAACCTTGAAGCATATTTTTATTGGTGCTGCGCCGACCTCACTGGAAAAACTCAAAGAAGCGATTGATGTGTTTGGGCCGGTAATGTCTGAAGCGTTTGGCCAAACTGAAGCGCCAGCATCGATAACGGTTAAAGCGCCGTGGGATTATATGAATGCTGATGGCAGTATTAATGAGGCGCGCTTGCAGTCTATTGGTCGTCCTGCAGCCTTTAATAAAGTGGCCATGCTGGATGACGATGGCAATGAAGTGAAGCGTGGTGAACGCGGAGAAATTTGTGTGAAAGGTGATTTGGTGGTGCCGGGTTACTACCAGAATCCACAAGCTACAGCCGAAATTCGCCAGTTTGGATGGCATCATACCGGTGATATCGGAGTCATGGATGAAGATGGTTTTGTCACCATTGTTGATCGCAAAAAGGACATGATTATTAGTGGTGGTTTCAATGTTTTCCCCAACGAAATTGAGCAAGTAATTACCCGGATTCCGGAAATACAGGATTGCGCCGTTATCGGTGTGCCTGATGAGAAGTGGGGTGAGGCAATTAAGGCCATTGTGCAATTAAAGCCGGGCATGCATATTTCTGAAACAGAAATAATAGCTTTTGTAAAAGAAAAACTGGGTGGTGTGCAGACACCCAAAAGTGTCGACGTTATTGATGACCTTCCACGTAGCCCAGTAGGTAAAGTATTAAAAACTGAGCTACGCAAGCAGTATTGGTCGGGTCAAGCTAGAGCAGTAAATTAA
- a CDS encoding trans-acting enoyl reductase family protein, with translation MATKNPVVIYGASGYTGRLIAEYLREYEIPFIAAGRDKAKVEEAMTHVPGIETAQFEVAEVSHDVDALAELFAGAQVVCNTVGPFIKYGEVAVQAALKAGVHYLDTTGEQCFLIDMKKKYGKQFADAGLVLVPSMAYMYATQEIAAQIVLEEDGIDSLDTGLLASGVPTYGSTQSIFGMFITDNLYLENDQFVPWEKARGWEINVPGRMMTQLAHPWGGGSLPVWFKDDCRVKNCRQLTSFTNRPMFEQIIELQKHYEANIKQLPEAEQLAALSAIGEQMQPGMPPRENMLQHRAIDFAMGVGTAGSRTCVIRTGPGYLQTGVLQAAAAHKLINNGPDTSGFCSPAQALGYRYLLGALKNFFPVEVDVY, from the coding sequence ATGGCTACTAAAAATCCGGTCGTAATTTATGGCGCTAGCGGCTATACAGGGCGCTTAATTGCAGAATATTTACGTGAATACGAAATACCATTTATAGCTGCTGGTCGTGATAAAGCTAAAGTTGAAGAGGCAATGACGCATGTTCCCGGTATTGAAACGGCGCAATTTGAAGTAGCTGAAGTTAGTCACGATGTCGATGCTTTGGCGGAGCTTTTTGCTGGCGCGCAGGTGGTCTGTAACACTGTTGGGCCGTTTATAAAATACGGTGAAGTCGCTGTGCAAGCCGCCCTGAAGGCCGGTGTGCATTATCTTGATACCACTGGCGAGCAGTGTTTTCTGATTGATATGAAGAAGAAATACGGCAAGCAGTTTGCCGATGCCGGTTTAGTACTAGTACCCAGCATGGCCTATATGTATGCGACACAGGAAATTGCTGCCCAGATCGTACTGGAAGAGGATGGTATCGACAGTTTGGATACTGGTCTATTGGCTTCCGGTGTTCCTACTTACGGTTCTACCCAGAGTATTTTCGGGATGTTTATTACTGATAATCTCTATCTGGAAAATGATCAGTTTGTGCCCTGGGAAAAAGCCCGTGGTTGGGAAATTAATGTCCCCGGCCGCATGATGACGCAATTGGCACACCCATGGGGTGGTGGCAGTTTGCCGGTGTGGTTTAAGGATGATTGCCGCGTGAAAAATTGTCGGCAGTTAACCTCGTTTACTAACCGTCCGATGTTTGAACAGATTATTGAATTACAAAAACATTACGAGGCCAACATTAAGCAACTACCAGAAGCAGAACAACTTGCAGCGCTGAGTGCTATCGGTGAGCAAATGCAACCGGGTATGCCGCCGCGCGAAAATATGTTGCAGCATCGTGCGATTGATTTTGCGATGGGTGTAGGTACTGCAGGCAGTCGTACCTGTGTTATTCGTACCGGCCCAGGTTATTTACAAACCGGTGTGCTGCAAGCCGCCGCCGCGCATAAATTAATTAACAACGGTCCAGACACGTCGGGTTTCTGTTCGCCAGCGCAAGCTTTAGGGTATCGCTACTTGCTAGGTGCGTTGAAAAACTTCTTCCCGGTTGAAGTGGACGTTTATTAA
- a CDS encoding acyl-CoA dehydrogenase family protein, translating into MGEGSTLFQSVFLLKKELVAQTITITGLINGSPRVERSAMFSFDEMPMPSLGLGGLEADLTEEERAIQDVAHRFAKDVMRPIGQQLDAMTAAQVIAPDSPLWSYFQQLKDSGILDLETMMAMDYEQKARIIPLIFEELGWGDSGLAVCALATSFPAFAAMASGDEQLIAQFGSRLGCWIATQPDRGSDLVDVECEEIYPGSRQSKPNLQAKIQGDEVIVNGQSSAWVTGAPLAETALAYIPCDYGEGIYNAEGGLHQIAILIDLNDPDVSKGKPLDKLGQRPLPQGEVFFDEVKVPIKNVLAQGDKAVGSFHGAITFGNMEMGFTFTGVARAAFEHALAYVHERKQGGTEIINHQSVRLRLFDLWRKVEAARAMAHRVASYNYSSHGPHLLASVTSKTFVTRAAYEVASEALLLFGGNGLTKEYPIEKIVRDAQAALIEDGENNILSLKGADWLSKWYKANKL; encoded by the coding sequence ATGGGGGAGGGCAGTACTCTTTTTCAATCGGTATTTTTGCTTAAAAAAGAGTTAGTTGCTCAAACAATAACAATTACCGGTTTGATTAATGGTAGTCCTAGAGTAGAGAGGTCAGCTATGTTTTCTTTTGATGAAATGCCAATGCCAAGCTTGGGGTTAGGAGGCTTAGAGGCCGATTTAACAGAAGAAGAGCGTGCTATTCAGGACGTTGCCCATCGTTTTGCCAAAGACGTAATGCGTCCGATCGGGCAGCAGTTGGATGCGATGACAGCAGCGCAAGTGATTGCGCCAGACTCGCCACTATGGAGCTATTTTCAACAACTTAAAGACTCCGGCATTCTCGATCTGGAAACCATGATGGCCATGGATTATGAACAGAAGGCTCGTATTATTCCGTTGATTTTTGAAGAGCTGGGCTGGGGTGATTCCGGTTTGGCCGTGTGTGCGCTTGCGACTTCTTTCCCTGCCTTTGCGGCAATGGCCAGTGGTGATGAGCAGTTGATCGCGCAGTTTGGATCAAGGCTGGGCTGCTGGATTGCGACCCAGCCTGACCGTGGCAGTGATCTTGTGGATGTGGAGTGTGAGGAAATCTATCCGGGCTCTCGGCAAAGTAAACCCAATTTGCAGGCAAAAATTCAAGGCGATGAAGTGATTGTTAACGGTCAATCTTCAGCTTGGGTTACCGGTGCTCCTTTGGCGGAAACAGCTCTGGCGTATATTCCCTGTGATTATGGTGAAGGTATTTATAACGCTGAGGGAGGATTGCATCAAATCGCGATATTAATTGATTTGAATGACCCAGATGTTAGCAAGGGTAAACCGCTGGATAAGCTTGGGCAGCGTCCTTTGCCGCAAGGTGAAGTATTTTTTGATGAGGTCAAAGTGCCTATTAAAAATGTACTGGCTCAAGGCGATAAAGCGGTGGGCAGTTTTCATGGTGCTATAACGTTTGGCAACATGGAAATGGGGTTTACCTTTACCGGTGTGGCCCGCGCTGCCTTTGAGCATGCATTGGCTTATGTGCATGAGCGCAAGCAAGGCGGCACCGAAATAATCAATCATCAAAGTGTGCGTTTGCGTCTGTTTGATCTTTGGCGAAAAGTTGAGGCGGCAAGAGCAATGGCGCATCGAGTGGCGAGTTATAACTATAGTAGCCATGGTCCACATTTATTAGCGTCTGTTACCAGTAAAACCTTTGTCACCAGAGCTGCTTATGAAGTGGCAAGTGAAGCCTTGCTGTTGTTTGGTGGTAATGGACTGACTAAAGAGTATCCGATAGAAAAAATTGTGCGTGATGCGCAGGCAGCGTTAATTGAAGACGGTGAAAATAATATTTTAAGTTTGAAAGGTGCTGACTGGTTAAGCAAGTGGTACAAGGCAAATAAATTGTAA
- a CDS encoding AraC family transcriptional regulator produces the protein MLTFGDKLITLTHQRVITFIHGIFEMHDVRLAVMAGFPELVNELHSDLGAILKEVGLSPTFFTEHSGDDVISYEQIEQLLQSAATHSGCPHIGALLGSKQDINLLGVIGYVMQQSDDVGSALNELCQHFSLQVEEAATVEVVVEGDFAFLIYTTRGEIKCARQTNELALSEGMIILKAVCGAGWKPHSVNFTHKAPDNIQIYPKIFKVPVYFNQEKTQIVFPKNYLKQPIYQADPVLKKILQTHIGQLKHHLDTDLCSQVETIIRRTLPTGNCTIDNVASIMAVHRRTLHRMLKEQNSSFTDLLEKVRKSIASERLENSDISIIQLSDYLGYADNTAFTRAFKRWYGVTPMQWKKSQS, from the coding sequence ATGTTGACATTTGGTGACAAGCTAATAACACTTACACATCAGAGGGTTATCACTTTTATACATGGAATATTTGAAATGCATGATGTTCGCCTTGCTGTAATGGCAGGATTTCCAGAACTCGTTAACGAACTCCATAGTGACCTTGGTGCCATACTCAAGGAGGTAGGCTTATCGCCAACTTTTTTTACTGAACACTCTGGTGATGATGTCATTAGTTATGAGCAGATTGAACAACTCCTGCAATCAGCGGCTACTCACAGCGGCTGCCCTCACATTGGCGCACTACTTGGGTCAAAACAGGATATTAATTTACTCGGGGTTATCGGTTATGTAATGCAGCAATCTGATGACGTGGGATCAGCGCTTAATGAATTGTGTCAACATTTTTCCCTGCAAGTAGAAGAAGCCGCGACCGTGGAAGTAGTAGTTGAAGGTGATTTTGCTTTTTTAATCTACACTACCAGAGGAGAAATTAAGTGTGCGCGACAAACCAACGAACTGGCTTTATCTGAAGGAATGATAATCCTTAAGGCTGTTTGTGGAGCTGGCTGGAAGCCTCATTCTGTAAACTTCACTCATAAGGCTCCGGATAACATTCAAATTTATCCGAAAATTTTTAAAGTGCCGGTGTACTTTAATCAGGAAAAAACCCAAATAGTTTTTCCCAAAAACTATCTAAAGCAACCCATTTATCAAGCAGACCCCGTACTCAAGAAAATATTGCAAACTCATATTGGTCAACTAAAACATCATTTGGATACTGACTTATGCTCACAAGTCGAAACCATCATCCGCCGCACTCTTCCTACAGGCAACTGCACCATTGATAATGTCGCCAGCATCATGGCTGTACACCGCCGGACACTTCATCGCATGCTCAAAGAACAGAACTCTTCATTTACAGATTTACTGGAAAAAGTGCGGAAAAGCATTGCTTCGGAGCGGCTGGAAAACTCGGATATTTCTATTATTCAACTGTCAGATTATTTAGGTTACGCTGATAACACCGCCTTTACTCGCGCCTTTAAACGCTGGTATGGCGTCACTCCCATGCAATGGAAAAAAAGTCAGTCGTAG